The following DNA comes from Solanum stenotomum isolate F172 chromosome 11, ASM1918654v1, whole genome shotgun sequence.
TGGATGTTGAATTGGAAATTGATAATTACCACATAGAATTGACATATGTTTCAACAGGTTAAAAAGCGCTGCTTGTTTATAGACTAAATACATCAAATTGACATATGTTGTAACAGATTAAAAAACACTGCTTGTTTATAGACTAAATCAATCAAATAGACATGTTTCAACAGATTAAAAAGCATTGTTTTTATAGTTGTCTAAATAAACATAGTTATGCACTTCTATTCCAACAGATGCACAATTATGTGTACTTGTTCTTAACATAACGTATGTTGCAacagataaaaataaaacaaaacattgTCATTAATTACACACACTTTGTCAAGGCTCCAAGCTCCTACATACTATCCCAGCTGCCCAAACCCATTGCATCCTTGAAATTGTATTGTCACACAACTTAGTGTTGGGAGGTTCATAGTAGTGTCGgttttcaaatgctcaataaaTGCAAGCGAGTATGACCTGCATGCGGCaccaatttcattttttaccaTGAATTCCACTCGACCTTTAAATTCACATGGTTCATTGATGAACTTTTCTagcaaatgtttcattatttcACTTTGCCTCAACAAAATTGGCAGCAACTCGAACACAGGTAGTATGAATGTCAAAAACTGGCTATGTTCATAAACCATCATGTTGCAGCCATAAACATTCATGCGACCCTCATGCAAGAAGATCTCAAGTGTCACAAAATGTTTTTTCTctacattcatgactacaataACCCTTTTTACCCCAATCCAATCCATGCCTCCAGGATATGGTCTATTGCCCCTAACGTAGTCAATGACATCGTCTTCCCATACACACTCATCAAGTAACTGCTTTAAGCTTCTGCCACTAGGTGTTGTTGCTTCATCACTTATATCtttgtaattgttttttaagTAAGTATATAAGTTGAGATCCAAGATTCTATTCGTGAAATCATAGTGCTCATGGAATCTCAAATGCCTCTCCCACATGAGGCTAAGAATTTCATCAATACACtgaaataacaattaatattaAAGACTAATGattgaaaagataaaacaaaaaaacattataaattgaAGGTTAGTAGAGAAAAATTACCCAGTCATCCCACCAAGTTGTCATACTTGTCATGTTCTTGAAATCATTTCCATCAAGATATTGCATGGTGTATAGTTTGTGTTGATCCTTTGTTTTCATCAGTTCCAACAAAATAGCCTTTTTAGCTGCAGGCACGAACTTGTAAATATTTACCTTCTTGAGCACCATCTTCTCTCCTATGGcctctccaaatatttttttcttcatattggATATTAccttgataaatatttttttctcctcttggcCTGTGGAGTATATGGATCCCGAACCTTGCTTGATGGAATGACACCCCAACATCAACACTAACACCAACACCAACACCAACACTAATACCACCACCAACATCAACACTAACACCAATATTAACACCAACCCTTACAACTGCATCAACCATATCCTCATTAAGGACATGAAATTCACCATCATCAACTCTTTCCCTTTTGGTGGTTGTTGCTCCAACTAATTCCCTTTTAACTTTATCCACTAGAGGATCAAATAAGATTTCAACAAACCTAAAGTAATTAGAAATGACATTTACAACTCCTTTTCTATTGGGACAAGCCATGAATGCACaatctaaaattataaaaatgagtcATTTGTAGGAACAAATTAACAATCTATAGCAAATGTGTCATTTGTAGCAACATATGCCTCATCTGTAGCAATATTTGACTCATATATAGCAACACATAGGTCATCTGTAGCGACATTTGGGTCACATATTGTAACAGATATGTCATATGTTATAATAGATGGGTTATATGTCGCATCATATGGAgcatctgtagcaacatatggctcatctgtagcaacatatgcCTTATTTGTAGCAATATTTGactcatatgtagcaacatatgactcaTTTGTAACAACATTTGGGTCACATGTTGTAACAAATgagttatatgtagcaacatatagTTCATCTGTAGCAACACATGGGTCATCTGTATCAACATATGACTCATATGACATAATTTGACAACATATGACAACTATGTTCGAATATGTACCACTATATATCACTATTATGTTGCAACATACAAcacttctttaaaaaaatgaaatatatgttgGACAACCAAACAGACTATATTTCTACAATCATATGAATAAAATGGTCACAAAAAAAAGCAAAAGcaataaaaatgacttttcactGAACGACAACAATACATATACGTTTCCTCAAAACTAGGGTTTTTTGGGTTTGTCAATTTTCtgtcaaaaataagaaataataggTATAATTACACcattattcaattttcacatCTATAGAACGATTTCTTGTTCAATAACCtaagaaaaaaacttaatatCAAGAGTGTGTTGTTCGAAAATTCTAAAATCTTTCAAAAGTATGACTTATCCATTTTAAGAAGAGTGACAGTCGAAGACGACGTTCAGTTCAGAAAAATAGAGTGATAGCCGGAGATGAAGAGGAAGAGAATGAGAATATTTCTTGATGGTTGGAttttctaaggaagaagaagaagaacgcTGGAGAGAAGAAGAACTTTTGAATCCTAttttcttttaccttttttttaatgGTTTGGTTATTATTAGAGTAGTTGAAAAAtgtagcttttttttttttgtattttataaaagattagaaagttttgaaaatattaattttgtccCAATTAACTTATTACATTTTTAAGCGGGTTTGACCATTTCTTGGTCAAAGTGTCACCAAGAACAAAATCAAGACTTATTTGACACCTTTTATTCAATATTCTCAGAAactttaaaaacaaatattacaGTATGGTGGTTAAATCGTCTATGTTATATGGAGCGGAGTGTTCGCTAGTCAAGAACTTGCAGGTTCAGAAAATGAAAGTTTTGAAGAAGATAAAGATGTTGAGTTGGATGTATGGGCATATCGAGAGAAATAAGATATTCTGAACAAGATATTTTTGGCCTCGATGGAGGACAAAGATGCAGTAAATGAAGTTGAGATAGTTCAATCATGTGTAAAGGAGATATACAGATGCTCCAATGCACAGGTGTCAGAGGTTGGTTCTTCCTTTGCAAACAAATGCCTCTTTTTTCTTACCTGAAATCTATGAAAAACAAGTGGGAGAGGGAAATTCTCTCAAAAACAAAACTCTCTATCTATCTTCACAAAGTAGAAGCAATGTATGTGTACATAACCACCCGCCTCTAAGGATGACAATTGGGGGAAGGGGGGGGGGATGCGGGGCGGGGTGGGTTGAAGGCTCTGCGGGGCGGATCGGGTTTAAGGTTGTGCAGGACGGGTTGaaatggttttttaaaaaaactaatgcGGGTGAGGCAGATTGTGGATATATGTGATTTCATGcgggttcaaacttaattttaactttttacatgttataagaatgatagaacattatttactaagataattttctttaaagctactaaaatattcaagatagtaaataaaaatggttaataaaaaataatacaaattctTACACGTTTCCCAACTGACCTCTAAAAGCTTAAATTAATGCAACTcaatgaaaaattgaatttattttcatgaattttaattttagtatcaaacttaattagaaaagaaaatattaaaaaatgcgGAGNAATCTATGAAAAACAAGTGGGAGAGGGAAATTCTCTCAAAAACAACTCTCTATCTATCTTCACAAAGTAGAAGTACTGTCTATGTACATAACCACCCGCCTCTAGGGATGACAATTGggggaagggggggggggggaatacGGGGCGGGGTGGGTTTAAGGCTCTGCGGGGCGGAGCAGGTTTAAGGTTGTGCATGACGGGTTGAaatggtttttaaaaaaaactaatgcgGGGTGGGGCGAATTgtgggtatatgtgattttatgctggttcaaacttaattttaactttttacatgttataagaatGATAGAATATTATTTACTAAGATAATTTtctttaaagctactaaaaatATTCAAGCTAGTAAAtaaaaatggttcaataaaaaataatacaaattctTACATGTTTTCCAACTGACCTCTAAAAACTTAAATTAATGCAACTcaatgaaaaattgaatttattcttatgaattttaattttagtatcaaacttaactagaaaataaaatattaaaaaatgcaGAGCGGGTTCATGCAGTATGGGTCTATGCGAAGCGGGGCAGGGTGGGCAAGTTGAAAATGAGAAATTATTATGCGGGATGGATTAAAAAATTTgcgggttaagctcaacccaCCCCGCACTACCTCATTGCCATCTCTACCTTCCTCAAATCTCACTTGTAgaattatttatcaatgcttCTCTCTATTAACAAACCAATCCTTTATAAAGAAAATCACATAGATTTATGACCCTTTGAAAAGTTAAAGAGAACATCAAGGTAAAACTAAATCATTTCTTCAAATCAGTCAAACCATTTTGTAAATTACAATCTGAATCTTTTGCAATCAGTGGTCAAGTCTAAaggtagaaaactacaaaagcCATTGCATGGCCATTTTTCAACATAATGTACACTTGAAGACCACTCTGTGACTCCTCATTTCCATAGACTTATTTCTGAAGAATGATTCCTCTGCAATTAGTATGAACAGCAAAGGAAAACTCACAATCTATTTTCATTGTAAGAGAACAACAGACACTTCAGAATTTGTCGTTTTGAACCCAAACAAGATCAATAGAAGTGCTTGAGGCATTTCATTAATGCCTCGGTGTGCTCGGGCTTGCCTACAGACACACGGACATATCCCTTCAGCTCCTTGCTGTTGTAGTGACGGATCATCACTCCCATAGTCGCAAGGTCTTCCTGCCACACGAGTTTCTGCAGTTAGAATGTAGGAGAGACAAATACATTACTTGCCAACTGAGCCTTCAAAATCGCATAAcaatatattcataaaatagATTTAATACCAAGAAAGGGTGAGCATGGGCAGTATTAGGATCACTTCACAATTGTGCCTTAATATAAATCTCAATACTACTATTACAACTACAGCCTTATATGCATCAATTTACAAGTTGACGTCGGCCCATAACAAATGTTAGctcttctgttttttttttttggcgcAATAATCAGTAGGTCCAGTTTTGATCTTTCTCGTGTTACAATATAGTTAGCTCCAACATAGTGTTTCCTAATATCTTAACAGCATATTGTTTCTTAAAACTGGTGTCCCAGTTAGCCCACAAGTTCTCCTACGTAACCTCCAACCCGTTGCATCATCTCCAACTTATTTTACTATAAAAGACCTCAAATACGTCCTATTCTCAATCTTATGTTAATTCACTGCCTCAGTAGTCAGCAGAGATCGGTCATCTCTTGTTTAGCATAATCGTCGAGTATTTTGGCGATCGAACTAACTTCGTTATTCCATGCACTACCATAACATAAAAGAAACAAGGTAGTCTATTAAAATTCTTTTACTTTATTCATGTTCTTTAATACTTCTTTCACCTTGGTATCAAGCTTCTACATAGTGATGTTAAGCACAGGATGAAAGACATGAGaccaaataaacaaataaatgagtTGGAATAGAAGAAGTGACAGAATTGATTTTACAAGAATGAAACTTGGTGATATAAGCACTTTACCTTCAATTTCTTAGCATCCATTCCAGATGTAACCTTACGGAGAATGAAATTAGAATAGCTAGGGTATGGATCAAGAAATGGGACTTCTTTCAAGAGATTAAAAAGCCTCTCCCTTTCTCGCACCAGAGCCACTTTCACATTCTGGCATAAATgccaaaataatcaataaaactttccaaaaaaaaatgatattgttACTTATAAAAGAGATTAGAACATTTGGGCAAAGTTATTCAATAATGCACAGTGGAAATGTTCCATATCCTAAGATACCTCCAGATAAGCGGGGTTCTTTAAAGCAGCGCAAGCAGCAACTTCAGCAGCAACAGACACATTATATGGTTGCTTTGCTCGCCAAAGGAATTCAATAATACTCCGTGGAAATGCTCCATATCCTACTCTTAGTCCAGCTAAACCTGAGGATTGGGATACCATTTAAATTAGTCAACTATACTTTAATCCCAACCACCCATTTATGATAGCACTTGTAAACACTAATTTTGCAAATAGGAACACAGAGGAGATGATGATGTATCAGCCACAACTGATAAGATCTTGCACTATATCAGCAAAAGAGCAACAAGAGGCATACGGGTTGTCCAAGAACACATATTGAATTCTCTCATAGATGTCAAATAGGAAATAATGAATCTACCAGCTCTTTTGCTGAACGTGCGGAGAATAATCAGATTCTCATGCTTCTTCACCCACTTCATCTTAGACTCCATTCCAGAAAACTCAACATATGCTTCATCCAATATTACCAATATGGGCAGGTGAAgtattttcaaaagagtttcatcATCAATTATACTGTTCAACAACAAGATAGATTGTTTCAATAGAATAACAACATAAAGGAGGTAAGGTATCAAAATGTATAATGCCAAAcaaactctaaaaaaaagaaaagtcaacGCAGTGGAAAGCGAGCAAATTTCCAATGATgtcattattaattattataataataataataataataataagtaaagataTTCTATAAATGGTAAAACAACACTAAGATGGTGTGCTAAAATTTGCAAAGTGTATCAAGCCCCATTCATATTTAGCATGGAATCTACATCATTTACAACAACCATGTTGCACCAAAAAGCTAGCATAGAAATACAATTTTGTTCAAGGCTATGCATGTTTCTATGTTTGCCTTCAAGAAATTCTAATGTTTCTTTCCATCCATATGTCCACCAAACGATGATGGAATAGTATCGAGACCATCTCGTCATTGGTGTTCTCCcccaattaaaaaaagaaacacagTATTTCTGGCTAACTTGAAATTCTTGTAATACTTTCCTAGTAGTCGTTTTCTTTATCTCGAGGACTTAGAAAatagtgaaaaaaagaaaaagggaaggTGAAACTTGAAAGCTTTGAAGATGATTAGAACTTAGACAGGAGGGGTCGGGGGGGAGAGACTCTCACATGCAGTACAATCAAGGGAGCAAAGTACAACCACAATGAGAAATAGACCAAGAATACAACGTAGCAATACCTCCCATCAGGATTATTAGGCGATGTCAGAAATATGCACTTTGGTTTCTCACGTTCAACCACTTCGGCAATCTGTTCTACATCCAGGCTAAAATCTGGGTTCCTAGACACTGCTAGTTTGNCACAATGAGAAATAGACCAAGAATACAATGTAGCAATACCTCCCATCAGGATTATTAGGTGATGTCAGAAATATGCACTTTGGTTTCTCACGTTCAACCACTTCAGCAATCTGTTCTACATCCAGGCTAAAATCTGGGTTCCTAGACACTGCCAGTTTGACAGAGCTACAGATTAATGTATTGATAGAAGACTCAATAATAATTATCACATTGAAGAAAATTGGAAACTATCAGTTTATTTCATTTTGCTCCATGCTTTAAAGATCGCGTTGTCTGAATGTAGAGTCTCTGCATTTTCTCACTCCATTTCTCTCTTAAATTTCACAGTTTCACAGTTTCACAGTATAGTATTACCAAGCAATACGTCATTTATGGGAAAAGGCCTGACGATTAAGTAACAGCAATAACTAACAAGCTGCTGTGATTCCAATGCAACTACTTGTTATGAAAACTATCAATCCCctataaaacacataaataatcAGCTTCTAATGATGAAAGCTAGGAATCAACATCCTTTGGGATGAAAATGATTAGATAACAGTAGTTGTTTCAGGAATCAAAAAGAGCTGATACTCAACCATAAATAGATGTCATCAGATAATGATGGTATTTCACTgatcaaaaaattaataagaatgtCAGGGTATTTAATCAAATGTAAAACCAAGTTATTGCTCAAGATTGTGAGTTAGAAGTTTTGGTCTTTCTTGAACTAAGAGACAATAGGATCTTATCTCTTTCTCTCTTACATTCAACCAAAGATGATTTGTTGCACCAAAACAAGTCCAAGTCTCACGACTCTTCTAGAAGAGAAAGGATCTAAGACTCAGTATGATAATAATGAGGAACATAATTAAAGCTCATATCTACCCTTGATGACATCTGCACCATTTACAGCTGCATCAAATTCATACATTGTGAAAGTGGGTGGGCAGTCAACAATCTTGTCACCAGGATCCAATATGCATCTGCAGCAGAGAACAGTTAAATATCTAAACTGTAGGTCAAACAAGGACTATATCTCAAAATACCACACTTGTTGTCAACGTTTAGTTAGACTTTATATAAAAAGATAGTCTAATCATGATATTTACCTCATTATTAAATCAATGAGTTCATCTGCACCGCACCCTGCAAGAATATATTCAGATTCAAGGCCAGAATCTTTAGCAAGAGCCGCACGCAACGTACGGCTTTCAGGATCAGGATAAATATACGGAAATTTCATAGCCCCCAAAGCTTCGTTTACCTGCAAGAACTTCAACAGCTTAAAATTGAGAAGGCGGAAAATAAATACACAGATATTTTTCCATTAAACAGTGGGCATTGCAAAAGATACGAACTTGCCTCTGGAGGAGGGCCATAGTGGTTCTCGTTAGCATCTAATTTCACAATGTCCTCTGGCTTCCTACCAAGACGAGTGGACAACACCTGTATAGTTGCAAGCAATTTTTCAGATGCAACAAGAAAATATCACATCTAATACATAAATACCAATCATGTGGTGGTTACTAACTCATCATATCCcagaaaaatgaaaaggaaacaACAAATATATCAGAATTTCCTCACAACACCTTTCTTTGCGTAGAAGACACAAAATTCAATCTTTACATTAAAAACCATATTTTTTTCCAGAGAGACAGAGGGAGAACTTTACATTTTATGTCTATCAACaaatggagaaaaaagaaattttttttgtaaaaaacaaacaaacgtCCTAGTAGTCATTTAGCCTATCTAGCTAAGTAAAGAAGATAAAACTAACTCCTGTATGCCTAATGATTCAAGACTCGAAGGGTCTATATTGCATAAGATTTAGCTTACTTCCTCAGAAAATAATTCAAGACCCAAAGGATGATATACTGGAAATTACTGTGCCaagaaaatacatttttcattAAGTAAATTTAATTACTACAAATATCACACATTTCAATAGCAAACAGTTGGCCGCACAACTTGTATTCACAAAACCTGCCAAGCTGATAAACCAACAATCACCCACTAAATAGAGGAGAACATCTAATGTCCCTAAGGCTAAATGCTATATAAAGATAAATTGATAGGATGCTTAGAATGGTGCACTGAAACCATTGACAAAATAGTCAATGACAGAGCTCAGATGCCAGATAGAAGCTGCTTCCCCCCACCCTGCACAAACCTAATGTTTAACATTTTTAGTTAGTAtcctttcaaatttcacaattgTCAATTGTTCCTTTTTAATGAATACCCTCTGCCCAACCAAGAAAGCAAATGTGATTCAAATTCCTATATAAGTTCCCCCACCCACCCCTAAAATCAAGCTGCAGCACTGAGCATTGTCAGTAGTGATTTCAAGTTCTCAATGTCCTCCTTTTGGTTTGATTATTTAACTTGATTCACTCAACACAATATAAGGCTAATCATACAACAACAACTAAGCTTCAGTCTATTAGGATCATCTATATGAATCTTCACTGTTCATATTACTTCATATGTACTCATCTCATGccaatattatacaaaaaaaataattaaaaaaaggtacaaaaagttctttatattttctactAACATATAAATCTCTGAAAGGTTGACTATAATCGGTACATTGTCTCCTACAATACAATTAGCAATGGCTTTAAGTTCTACGCACTAAGAATATATTTATACAAACAGATCACTTAAAAGGTAATGGTAGgtaacactattttttttatgaccaTAGTATCCGAGCCAGCTTtcgcgcacctcgactaattccacgggatacctgccacctcccaccagcaacaagTGCCAATATTGAAGgtaacactattttttttatgaccaTGGTGTTCGAGACAGATTTCGCACGCCTCGACTAATTGTACGAGATACCTcccacctcccaccagcaacaggTACCACTATTGCAggtaacattattttttttctttttgatgacCATGGTGTCTGAGCCAGCTCTagtgcacctcgactaattccaaaGGATACCTactacctcccaccagcaacaaCTACCACTATTGATTGCATTGACtcatatataacttaaactcctTTCACCAATAAATAGAGTAAAACTAAATGTAATCAACCATACAACAAGAAATAAGAAGTGGATCCCAAATACTCACCTCAAATGGCAAAATGGGTTGATAAGGGGACAATTTAAGAAGATGGGTCTGATAAACACAACTTGATAGAGAAGCCAATAgttgaaaaaggaaataacaGGAAGAATAA
Coding sequences within:
- the LOC125845541 gene encoding histidinol-phosphate aminotransferase, chloroplastic isoform X4, with translation MLTRTTMALLQRQVNEALGAMKFPYIYPDPESRTLRAALAKDSGLESEYILAGCGADELIDLIMRCILDPGDKIVDCPPTFTMYEFDAAVNGADVIKVSRNPDFSLDVEQIAEVVEREKPKCIFLTSPNNPDGSIIDDETLLKILHLPILVILDEAYVEFSGMESKMKWVKKHENLIILRTFSKRAGLAGLRVGYGAFPRSIIEFLWRAKQPYNVSVAAEVAACAALKNPAYLENVKVALVRERERLFNLLKEVPFLDPYPSYSNFILRKVTSGMDAKKLKEDLATMGVMIRHYNSKELKGYVRVSVGKPEHTEALMKCLKHFY
- the LOC125845541 gene encoding histidinol-phosphate aminotransferase, chloroplastic isoform X1, which translates into the protein MGVIELCNISSICIGRAKPICLIEGNQRRRITCMASSVSVQEEESHQQKQCVNGGSFIRTHFLKLSPYQPILPFEVLSTRLGRKPEDIVKLDANENHYGPPPEVNEALGAMKFPYIYPDPESRTLRAALAKDSGLESEYILAGCGADELIDLIMRCILDPGDKIVDCPPTFTMYEFDAAVNGADVIKVSRNPDFSLDVEQIAEVVEREKPKCIFLTSPNNPDGSIIDDETLLKILHLPILVILDEAYVEFSGMESKMKWVKKHENLIILRTFSKRAGLAGLRVGYGAFPRSIIEFLWRAKQPYNVSVAAEVAACAALKNPAYLENVKVALVRERERLFNLLKEVPFLDPYPSYSNFILRKVTSGMDAKKLKEDLATMGVMIRHYNSKELKGYVRVSVGKPEHTEALMKCLKHFY
- the LOC125845541 gene encoding histidinol-phosphate aminotransferase, chloroplastic isoform X5, with the translated sequence MKFPYIYPDPESRTLRAALAKDSGLESEYILAGCGADELIDLIMRCILDPGDKIVDCPPTFTMYEFDAAVNGADVIKVSRNPDFSLDVEQIAEVVEREKPKCIFLTSPNNPDGSIIDDETLLKILHLPILVILDEAYVEFSGMESKMKWVKKHENLIILRTFSKRAGLAGLRVGYGAFPRSIIEFLWRAKQPYNVSVAAEVAACAALKNPAYLENVKVALVRERERLFNLLKEVPFLDPYPSYSNFILRKVTSGMDAKKLKEDLATMGVMIRHYNSKELKGYVRVSVGKPEHTEALMKCLKHFY
- the LOC125845541 gene encoding histidinol-phosphate aminotransferase, chloroplastic isoform X3 — its product is MGVIELCNISSICIGRAKPICLIEGNQRRRITCMASSVSVQEEESHQQKQCVNGGSFIRTHFLKLSPYQPILPFEVNEALGAMKFPYIYPDPESRTLRAALAKDSGLESEYILAGCGADELIDLIMRCILDPGDKIVDCPPTFTMYEFDAAVNGADVIKVSRNPDFSLDVEQIAEVVEREKPKCIFLTSPNNPDGSIIDDETLLKILHLPILVILDEAYVEFSGMESKMKWVKKHENLIILRTFSKRAGLAGLRVGYGAFPRSIIEFLWRAKQPYNVSVAAEVAACAALKNPAYLENVKVALVRERERLFNLLKEVPFLDPYPSYSNFILRKVTSGMDAKKLKEDLATMGVMIRHYNSKELKGYVRVSVGKPEHTEALMKCLKHFY
- the LOC125845541 gene encoding histidinol-phosphate aminotransferase, chloroplastic isoform X2 — translated: MGVIELCNISSICIGRAKPICLIEGNQRRRITCMASSVSVQEEESHQQKQCVNGGSFIRTHFLKLSPYQPILPFEVLSTRLGRKPEDIVKLDANENHYGPPPEVNEALGAMKFPYIYPDPESRTLRAALAKDSGLESEYILAGCGADELIDLIMRCILDPGDKIVDCPPTFTMYEFDAAVNGADVIKVSRNPDFSLDVEQIAEVVEREKPKCIFLTSPNNPDGSIIDDETLLKILHLPILVILDEAYVEFSGMESKMKWVKKHENLIILRTFSKRAGLAGLRVGYGAFPRSIIEFLWRAKQPYNVSVAAEVAACAALKNPAYLENVKVALVRERERLFNLLKEVPFLDPYPSYSNFILRKVTSGMDAKKLKEDLATMGVMIRHYNSKELKGYVRVSVGKPEHTEALMKCLKHFY